Proteins from a single region of Xiphophorus maculatus strain JP 163 A chromosome 22, X_maculatus-5.0-male, whole genome shotgun sequence:
- the LOC102221704 gene encoding insulin-degrading enzyme has product MICFLWVQSMFKCINRTAQFTRYLKSTGNSVCVNQGFRLVSSLPLRMTEPAVRRVVTDIIRSPEDRRDYRGLEFKNGLKAMLISDPTTDKSSAALDVHIGSLSDPENISGLAHFCEHMLFLGTEKYPKENEYSQFLSEHAGSSNAFTSGEHTNYYFDVSHEHLQGALDRFAQFFLCPLFDESCKDREVNAVDSEHEKNLMNDAWRLFQLEKATGNPNHPFSKFGTGNKLTLETRPSKEGVDIRQELLKFHSTYYSANLMGLCVLGRESLDELTTMMENLFGEVENKNVPVPEFPEHPFQEEHLKQFYKVVPIKDIRNLYVTFPIPDLQKYYKSNPGHYLGHLIGHEGPGSLLSELKTKGWVNTLVGGQKEGAKGFMFFIINVDLTEEGLLHVEDIIFHMFQYIQKLRTEGPQEWVFDECKVGSDSLHSCSNSSQQTTP; this is encoded by the exons ATGATTTGTTTTCTATGGGTGCAAAGTATGTTTAAGTGCATTAACCGAACGGCCCAGTTCACCAGATATCTCAAGTCAACAGGAAACAGCGTCTGTGTTAACCAAGGTTTTAG GCTGGTGTCATCCTTACCTCTCAGAATGACGGAACCGGCTGTGAGGAGGGTGGTCACCGATATAATTCGGTCTCCTGAAGACAGAAGGGACTACCGGGGCCTGGAGTTCAAAAACGGACTCAAAGCGATGCTCATCAGCGACCCGACGACCGACAAATCATCAGCCGCACTGGATGTGCACATAG GTTCCCTGTCTGACCCAGAGAACATCTCAGGCCTGGCCCATTTCTGTGAGCACATGCTGTTTCTGGGAACAGAAAAATACCCCAAGGAGAACGAATACAGCCAGTTCCTTAGCGAGCACGCAGGAAGCTCCAACGCCTTCACCAGCGGCGAGCACACCAACTATTACTTCGACGTTTCCCATGAGCATTTGCAAGGAGCGTTAGACAG GTTTGCCCAGTTCTTCCTGTGCCCTTTGTTCGATGAGAGCTGTAAGGACCGGGAAGTGAATGCCGTCGACTCCGAACACGAGAAGAACCTGATGAATGACGCCTGGAGGCTGTTTCAGCTGGAGAAAGCCACCGGAAACCCAAACCACCCATTCAGTAAATTTGGAACAG gCAACAAACTAACACTTGAAACCAGACCCTCTAAAGAAGGGGTCGATATTCGTCAGGAACTGCTGAAGTTTCACTCTACGTATTATTCTGCTAATCTGATGGGACTCTGCGTGTTGGGAAGAG AGTCTCTTGATGAATTAACCACCATGATGGAAAACCTGTTTGGAGAAGTGGAAAACAAGAACGTTCCGGTTCCAGAATTCCCTGAGCATCCGTTTCAGGAAGAGCACCTTAAA CAATTCTACAAAGTGGTTCCCATCAAAGACATTAGGAACCTGTATGTGACCTTCCCCATCCCAGACCTGCAGAAGTACTACAAGTCGAACCCAGGCCATTATCTGGGACACCTGATCGGCCACGAAGGACCCGGCAGTTTGTTATCCGAGCTCAAGACTAAAG GCTGGGTGAACACGCTGGTTGGAGGGCAGAAGGAAGGAGCCAAAGGATTCATGTTCTTCATCATCAACGTCGACCTGACGGAGGAGGGGCTCT TGCATGTTGAGGACATCATCTTCCACATGTTCCAGTACATCCAGAAGCTTCGCACCGAAGGTCCTCAGGAATGGGTGTTTGACGAGTGCAAGGTCGGTTCTGATTCACTTCATTCATGTAGCAACAGTTCACAACAAACGACGCCTTGA